One Opitutaceae bacterium DNA segment encodes these proteins:
- a CDS encoding right-handed parallel beta-helix repeat-containing protein — translation MTTGHGLQVGDRIYLHAPTTPEWNAMTRNAHRGGDYRANQYDVISVEGDRIGIGEPLRLLFPTDAGAYLQKLTPMIRSGIEDLSLEQEEEAMIHGIVFEYGWECWARGIEVIHAGYKPLYMPHAKRSEVRDSTFDRVWYNSGGSGYVGWEHSFDCLMENVTTFDMRHAPVLQWSSSGNVIRRSQFNNSDAQWHAGWTNENLFEELVVSSSQDGGSYGNGGWASGPEDTGHGPNGPRNVVYNCDISSPKVGLWMGGMNENWLIMYNRFTVGRGPAILAKAASFDHIIQGNVFVTLEPYPGAIYIGSRDCTGIELINNRFFGPVGQLVAGPLRPAVDFDNQVLPSGNINRPHAPVRSIYEWQREAEKAVGGP, via the coding sequence GTGACGACCGGTCACGGCCTCCAGGTCGGCGACCGCATCTACCTGCACGCTCCGACCACCCCTGAATGGAATGCCATGACGCGCAATGCGCATCGCGGCGGCGATTACCGGGCGAATCAATACGATGTCATCTCCGTGGAGGGCGATCGAATCGGAATCGGAGAGCCGCTGCGCCTGCTTTTCCCGACCGATGCGGGAGCCTACCTGCAGAAACTCACCCCCATGATCCGCAGTGGCATCGAAGACCTGAGTCTGGAGCAGGAGGAGGAAGCCATGATCCACGGAATCGTCTTCGAATACGGCTGGGAATGCTGGGCCCGGGGCATCGAGGTGATTCACGCCGGCTACAAGCCGCTTTACATGCCCCATGCCAAACGGAGCGAGGTGCGCGATTCCACCTTTGACCGGGTCTGGTACAACAGCGGCGGTTCGGGCTACGTCGGCTGGGAACATTCCTTCGACTGCCTGATGGAAAACGTGACCACCTTTGACATGCGCCATGCCCCGGTTCTCCAGTGGTCCTCTTCGGGAAATGTCATCCGCAGGAGCCAGTTCAACAACAGCGATGCCCAATGGCATGCCGGCTGGACCAATGAGAACCTCTTCGAGGAGCTTGTCGTCAGCTCTTCCCAGGACGGAGGTTCCTACGGAAACGGCGGCTGGGCCTCCGGGCCGGAGGACACCGGGCACGGCCCGAACGGCCCGCGCAATGTCGTCTACAACTGCGACATTTCCTCCCCCAAGGTCGGCCTCTGGATGGGCGGAATGAATGAGAACTGGCTGATCATGTACAATCGATTCACGGTGGGACGCGGTCCGGCCATCCTGGCAAAGGCCGCCAGCTTCGACCATATCATCCAGGGCAATGTCTTCGTCACGCTGGAGCCGTATCCAGGAGCCATCTACATCGGGTCAAGGGACTGCACCGGGATCGAGTTGATCAACAACCGGTTCTTCGGACCCGTCGGCCAACTCGTGGCCGGTCCCCTGCGCCCCGCCGTCGACTTCGACAACCAGGTGCTCCCATCGGGCAATATCAACCGCCCGCATGCCCCGGTCCGTTCAATCTACGAGTGGCAGAGGGAGGCGGAGAAGGCAGTCGGTGGGCCGTAA
- a CDS encoding glycosyl hydrolase family 28-related protein, whose amino-acid sequence MAFPDPFVRWVALTCLLSGSVLAQSEHVQPPRKDWPDPIEITLTGHPTYFHRHRMEVEGVPWDRQEIYQSSWAGEMGFRISGLGDEPCTLRLEYTEMDMNAPLMRVFDILINDAVVADEVCIFRRVGNRKVLRLDFEATPQDGVIEFSQKKSVPQADAPSFTLLQLYDKEGQLVAERSAWAMRPADWGLNGYLDKIYFGPILDDHDAPPWKATYKIRAHETDRITPADVIGPDGIAYPNWRHVGIPGGIPELAGTHNAADFGAVPGDGIDDSPAIQDAINAVESAGGGVLLIPAGTYHLDRPIRVTADHVVIRGAGAGRTRIVSRFSMRGRSPELRGFNTGDSIGPDTFFYVWADPKGLVQLRIKAGDQVVQKIDRPGLWETQIEFRFPGTTLTGSVQPGPTVLTAEVTYRDGSVRSTTARVVVTDQAIPAARAQGSSG is encoded by the coding sequence ATGGCTTTCCCAGACCCTTTCGTCCGGTGGGTTGCCCTGACCTGCCTGCTATCCGGTTCCGTCCTCGCCCAGAGCGAACACGTCCAGCCGCCCAGGAAGGACTGGCCCGACCCCATCGAGATCACCCTGACCGGTCATCCCACCTACTTTCACCGCCATCGGATGGAGGTCGAAGGCGTTCCCTGGGATCGCCAGGAAATCTATCAAAGCAGCTGGGCCGGCGAGATGGGGTTCCGCATCTCGGGTCTGGGTGATGAGCCCTGCACCCTCCGCCTCGAATACACCGAAATGGACATGAATGCCCCGCTCATGCGGGTCTTTGATATCCTGATCAACGATGCCGTAGTCGCCGATGAGGTCTGCATCTTCCGCCGGGTGGGAAACCGCAAGGTGCTCCGCCTCGATTTCGAGGCGACCCCTCAAGACGGGGTCATCGAGTTCTCCCAGAAAAAGAGCGTTCCCCAGGCAGATGCCCCAAGTTTCACCCTGCTGCAGCTTTACGACAAGGAGGGCCAATTGGTCGCCGAACGCTCTGCCTGGGCGATGCGTCCCGCCGATTGGGGTCTGAACGGCTACCTCGACAAGATCTACTTCGGTCCGATCCTCGACGACCATGACGCGCCTCCATGGAAGGCCACCTACAAGATCCGGGCGCACGAAACGGATCGTATCACTCCCGCCGATGTGATCGGACCCGATGGCATCGCCTACCCCAACTGGCGGCATGTGGGCATCCCGGGAGGCATTCCCGAACTGGCGGGCACCCACAACGCCGCCGACTTCGGTGCGGTTCCCGGTGATGGGATCGACGACTCCCCTGCCATTCAGGATGCCATCAATGCGGTCGAGTCGGCGGGCGGTGGCGTACTCCTGATCCCGGCCGGCACCTACCATCTGGACCGACCGATCAGGGTGACGGCCGACCACGTGGTCATCCGCGGCGCCGGCGCAGGAAGAACAAGGATCGTCTCCCGCTTTTCCATGCGGGGGCGTTCACCCGAACTGCGCGGCTTCAACACCGGTGACTCCATCGGGCCGGATACCTTCTTCTACGTCTGGGCCGACCCGAAAGGTCTGGTTCAACTCCGGATCAAGGCAGGCGATCAGGTAGTCCAGAAGATCGACCGGCCCGGCCTCTGGGAAACCCAGATCGAGTTTCGCTTTCCGGGAACCACCCTGACCGGTTCGGTGCAGCCGGGACCGACCGTTCTGACCGCCGAAGTGACCTATCGCGACGGCTCCGTCCGCTCCACCACCGCCCGGGTGGTGGTCACCGATCAGGCCATCCCGGCTGCCCGGGCCCAGGGTTCCTCGGGATGA
- the sthA gene encoding Si-specific NAD(P)(+) transhydrogenase: MNTEDNHFDLIVIGSGPGGQKAAVQGAKAGLKVALVEREPKVGGACVYTGTIPSKTLREAALAILAVKRSAGFLDVKMTGQTEIATLMTRLDSVLAAHDRLISSVFADNDIRLFRGRGRLLDTHTVEVQSVKGKRTSLQAETIVIATGSRPRNPPEIPVDHESILDSDSILSTLYLPKSLTVVGGGVIATEYATIFSLLGVQVTMIDRGPRPLGFLDPELVDRFLEEFANHGGVWLGNRAIDSVEVGRLGDVATTLRDGEVIRSEKMLCALGRSANVEDLNLAEIGVTQGKYGVIQTDDHYRTSVSNIFAVGDVIGPPALGSTSMEQGRRAVCHALGIDPGAPFDLVPIGIYAVPELSSVGLTEAQVIERHGGALVGRADFSEVARAHIAGHGNGMLKLVTGPEGGKLLGVQIVGDGATDLIHVGEMALINGNDVSVFLENILNFPTYGEAYRIAALNLTNQARARKIASVEPALAEVWRDSIDLQFGALSTG; the protein is encoded by the coding sequence ATGAACACAGAAGACAACCATTTTGACCTGATCGTGATCGGCAGCGGGCCCGGTGGGCAGAAGGCGGCCGTCCAGGGAGCCAAGGCCGGTTTGAAAGTGGCCCTGGTCGAGCGCGAACCGAAGGTCGGCGGCGCCTGCGTCTACACCGGCACCATTCCGAGCAAGACCCTCCGCGAAGCGGCCCTGGCCATCCTCGCGGTCAAGCGAAGCGCGGGTTTTCTCGACGTGAAGATGACCGGGCAGACCGAAATCGCCACCCTGATGACCCGGCTCGACTCCGTGTTGGCCGCACACGACCGGTTGATCAGCTCCGTCTTCGCAGACAATGACATCCGCCTTTTCCGCGGACGTGGCCGCCTGCTCGACACCCACACGGTCGAAGTCCAGTCCGTAAAGGGCAAGCGCACCTCGCTTCAGGCGGAAACCATCGTGATCGCCACCGGATCACGGCCGCGAAACCCGCCGGAGATCCCGGTCGACCACGAGAGCATTCTCGACAGCGACTCCATCCTGAGCACGCTCTACCTGCCCAAGTCACTCACCGTTGTCGGCGGCGGGGTCATCGCAACCGAATACGCGACGATTTTCTCCCTTCTGGGCGTCCAGGTCACCATGATCGACAGGGGCCCCCGACCACTCGGATTTCTCGATCCCGAGTTGGTTGATCGCTTTCTCGAGGAGTTCGCCAATCACGGCGGCGTCTGGCTGGGCAACCGCGCCATCGACTCGGTCGAAGTGGGACGCCTGGGCGACGTCGCCACCACCCTTCGGGACGGCGAGGTGATCCGGAGCGAGAAAATGCTTTGCGCGCTCGGTCGTTCGGCCAACGTCGAAGACCTCAATCTGGCGGAAATCGGAGTGACCCAGGGGAAATACGGAGTGATCCAGACCGACGATCACTACCGGACATCCGTTTCCAATATCTTCGCGGTCGGCGACGTCATCGGACCCCCGGCCCTCGGATCCACCTCGATGGAGCAGGGACGCCGTGCCGTCTGTCATGCCCTGGGAATCGATCCCGGCGCGCCCTTTGATCTTGTCCCGATCGGGATCTACGCGGTCCCTGAACTCTCCAGCGTCGGATTGACGGAAGCCCAGGTCATTGAGCGCCATGGAGGTGCCCTGGTTGGCCGAGCCGATTTCTCCGAGGTGGCCCGTGCCCACATCGCGGGCCATGGAAACGGCATGCTCAAGCTCGTGACCGGTCCGGAGGGCGGCAAGCTGCTCGGCGTCCAGATCGTCGGCGATGGCGCCACCGACCTGATCCACGTCGGCGAAATGGCCCTGATCAACGGAAATGACGTCTCCGTCTTTCTGGAGAACATTCTCAATTTCCCGACCTACGGCGAGGCCTACCGGATCGCGGCCTTGAACCTGACCAATCAGGCCAGGGCCAGGAAGATCGCCTCCGTCGAACCAGCCCTGGCTGAAGTCTGGCGCGACAGCATCGATCTGCAATTCGGTGCCTTGAGCACCGGCTGA
- a CDS encoding HDOD domain-containing protein — protein MTVASSLTGLSLNALRTGLESSFQSGVVALPVLPQVAARVMTMANDPNADVADLSDLIHQDQSLAGNVLRIANSAAYCVGEPVVSLRQAVMRLGMTLLSEIAVTACLMGENFRTPGYESLRKKLLVHAFIAGGFAKELARQKRRNVEAMFLCGLLHSIGKPVALRLICNLQADSRSQITETDIEGLVNQYHTRAADLVMQAWDLPEQVRLTTLHHPDPESAPAFQDESRMTRLAASLADCVVDPEPVDENTLRGFPDWEPLNFYPDDVEAVLARREALEKSATVFMS, from the coding sequence ATGACCGTCGCATCGAGCCTGACAGGACTCTCTCTCAACGCCTTGCGCACGGGACTCGAGTCCAGTTTTCAGTCGGGAGTGGTTGCTCTGCCGGTCCTTCCCCAGGTGGCCGCCCGGGTCATGACCATGGCGAATGATCCAAACGCGGACGTTGCCGATCTTTCCGATCTCATCCACCAGGACCAGTCATTGGCCGGAAATGTCCTCCGGATTGCCAACTCCGCGGCCTATTGCGTGGGCGAACCCGTCGTTTCCCTGAGGCAGGCCGTCATGCGCCTCGGGATGACCCTGCTCAGCGAGATCGCGGTGACCGCCTGCCTGATGGGCGAGAACTTCCGCACTCCCGGCTACGAATCCCTAAGGAAAAAACTGCTCGTCCATGCCTTTATAGCCGGAGGATTCGCCAAGGAACTGGCCCGCCAGAAACGTCGCAATGTGGAAGCCATGTTCCTCTGCGGTCTTCTCCACTCCATCGGCAAACCCGTGGCCCTCCGGCTCATCTGCAATCTCCAGGCAGACAGCCGGAGCCAGATCACAGAGACCGACATCGAAGGGCTCGTGAATCAGTATCACACCCGGGCGGCCGATCTCGTCATGCAGGCGTGGGATCTGCCCGAACAGGTCCGCCTCACCACGCTCCACCATCCCGACCCCGAAAGCGCACCGGCCTTTCAGGATGAGTCACGCATGACCCGACTTGCCGCCAGTCTGGCGGATTGCGTCGTGGACCCTGAACCGGTCGACGAAAACACCCTCCGCGGGTTTCCGGATTGGGAACCGCTCAACTTCTACCCCGACGATGTCGAGGCGGTGCTCGCTCGTCGGGAAGCCCTCGAGAAATCCGCAACCGTATTCATGTCATGA
- a CDS encoding trehalase family glycosidase, with translation MNTQPVLEYIKANWERSIYRDANGSGYKGDDLPYPYTSPCIRGEGTFSFFFYWDTYFTNLGLLAHGHDGTAKDNIRNMLWLIRRQGYMPNHVALHNRSQSPYLCRMVTEYFTHVGGPEADPDFFVACADGLRQEYNFWITARHCPIGLSQHRHHETDEGCARFHDDISRRLPFLSREAPYADKVRIGSHYLAEAEATCDFTPRFGRRCLDFSQVDLNALLFEYETILAGYSQRLGWGDHALWLDRQAARRERMNGYFWDEKQGLFLDYDFVHRRQSAVPALTGYQTLFCGFATPAQADRLVANLPLFERDHGMAYTTEVPGCRDYQWAYPNVWPSMTWMLIAGLRRYGHETDARRLASKHVATHTRLFEQTGRLWEKTDAETGEIAGGEYEAAPMMGWAAGVYVACTDFLAGT, from the coding sequence GTGAACACCCAGCCCGTCCTCGAGTACATCAAAGCCAATTGGGAACGCTCCATCTACCGGGATGCGAACGGATCCGGTTACAAGGGCGACGACCTCCCCTACCCCTACACTTCGCCGTGCATCCGGGGTGAAGGTACATTCTCCTTCTTTTTTTACTGGGATACCTACTTCACCAACCTCGGCCTTCTCGCCCACGGGCATGATGGGACGGCAAAGGACAATATCCGCAACATGCTCTGGCTCATCCGCCGCCAGGGTTACATGCCCAACCACGTGGCCCTCCACAACCGGTCCCAGTCGCCCTATCTCTGCCGGATGGTGACCGAATATTTCACCCACGTCGGCGGACCGGAAGCCGATCCCGATTTCTTCGTCGCCTGCGCCGATGGCCTGCGCCAGGAATACAACTTCTGGATCACCGCCCGCCACTGCCCGATCGGCCTTTCCCAACACCGCCACCATGAAACCGACGAGGGCTGTGCCCGGTTTCACGACGACATCTCCAGGCGCCTCCCCTTCCTGTCCAGGGAAGCCCCCTACGCCGACAAGGTCCGGATCGGAAGCCACTACCTCGCCGAGGCGGAAGCTACCTGCGATTTTACCCCGCGCTTCGGGCGGCGCTGCCTTGACTTCTCCCAGGTCGACCTGAATGCATTGCTTTTTGAATACGAAACCATCCTGGCCGGTTATTCCCAACGGCTCGGATGGGGCGATCACGCGCTCTGGCTCGACCGCCAGGCCGCCCGCCGTGAGCGCATGAATGGCTATTTCTGGGATGAGAAACAGGGCCTCTTCCTCGACTACGACTTCGTCCACCGGCGACAGTCAGCCGTGCCGGCCCTGACCGGCTACCAGACCCTCTTCTGCGGTTTTGCCACTCCGGCTCAGGCCGACCGCCTGGTCGCCAACCTCCCCCTGTTTGAGCGCGATCACGGCATGGCCTACACGACCGAGGTTCCGGGTTGCCGCGACTACCAATGGGCCTACCCCAACGTCTGGCCTTCGATGACCTGGATGCTCATCGCCGGCCTGCGGCGCTACGGCCATGAAACCGACGCGCGGCGCCTCGCATCCAAACACGTCGCAACCCATACCCGCCTCTTCGAGCAGACCGGACGACTATGGGAAAAGACCGATGCGGAAACCGGAGAGATCGCCGGCGGCGAATACGAGGCCGCCCCGATGATGGGCTGGGCCGCCGGGGTCTACGTGGCCTGCACGGACTTTCTGGCCGGAACCTGA
- a CDS encoding NYN domain-containing protein, translating into MTPPESPNESIALLIDADNAPAARIDFIIAELATYGVVNIRRAYGNWKKNELISWEKVLHEYAIQPVQHFDITKGKNATDMALVIDAMDILYTKNVGTFCLVSSDCDFTPLILRLRTDGKKVIGFGAQKTPSPFVNSCTRFLFLDDPEKIRSAKKDTASTASQLKQDTKLMTVLRNAVEAAADEDGWARLGPVGSHISNQGSFDSRNYGFSKLSDLFSAIDLFEVEKTRKNNVTVYAVRNRRRGRGAD; encoded by the coding sequence ATGACCCCTCCCGAATCACCCAACGAAAGCATCGCCCTGTTGATCGATGCTGACAACGCACCCGCGGCAAGAATTGACTTCATCATCGCGGAGCTCGCCACCTACGGTGTGGTCAACATCCGGCGCGCCTACGGAAACTGGAAGAAAAACGAGCTGATCAGCTGGGAAAAGGTGCTTCACGAATACGCCATCCAGCCGGTACAGCATTTCGATATCACCAAGGGGAAGAACGCCACCGACATGGCCCTGGTCATCGATGCCATGGACATCCTCTACACAAAGAATGTCGGCACCTTCTGCCTGGTCTCCTCCGACTGTGACTTCACTCCTCTGATTCTCCGACTCCGGACGGATGGCAAGAAAGTGATCGGCTTCGGCGCCCAGAAAACACCCTCCCCGTTCGTCAACAGTTGCACCCGCTTCCTCTTTCTCGATGATCCCGAAAAGATCCGCTCAGCCAAGAAGGACACCGCGTCCACCGCCAGTCAGCTGAAGCAGGACACCAAGCTGATGACCGTCCTGCGCAATGCCGTCGAGGCGGCGGCCGACGAAGACGGCTGGGCCCGGCTCGGACCGGTCGGCTCCCATATCTCCAACCAGGGATCCTTCGACTCCCGAAATTACGGGTTCAGCAAACTGAGTGATCTGTTCTCCGCCATCGATCTCTTCGAGGTCGAAAAAACCAGGAAAAACAACGTCACCGTCTATGCCGTCCGCAACCGCCGGCGGGGACGGGGCGCGGACTGA